The following are from one region of the Mycolicibacterium diernhoferi genome:
- a CDS encoding dipeptide ABC transporter ATP-binding protein — translation MTTVLPSGINTAPDEHAGDVLVDVKGLSVSFDTVRAADGAHLQVVKDVDLRIRRGRVLAIVGESGSGKSVTARALIGLAGDGSRIEADTFDLLGTDARGFEERDWRSVRGGQIGFVLQDALTSLDPLRTVQAEVAEAMRIPRGQRVAAVEELLASVGIPDPPYRRRNYPHQLSGGLRQRALIASALSGRPDVLVADEPTTALDVTVQARILGLLRTLADDGRGVLLISHDLAVVSRVADDVLVMHHGRIVEQGSVDEVIHNPKHDYTRRLVAAVPGRDTRGRRLSGSAGTEPEQVVPQTFTVSDEVVASVVEVGKFYRLGRGKEFAAAEDVNLTIHRGEVVGLVGESGSGKSTVARIVTGLLAPDTGHVEIDGRKWTGNRRHVPPRLGIVQLVAQDSVGSFDPRYTVREIINETVALRHSGDERTGRIQELLDLVHLPAGVIDRHPRSLSGGQRQRVSIARALGSDPELLVCDEAVSALDVSIQAQILDLLLEIRAVRNTALLFISHDIGVVHHVADRVLVMHRGRVVEEGTADEVFDTPQDPYTQALLQAVPTL, via the coding sequence GTGACCACCGTTCTGCCATCCGGTATCAACACCGCGCCGGACGAGCACGCCGGCGACGTTCTGGTCGATGTCAAGGGGCTCTCGGTCTCCTTCGACACCGTGCGTGCCGCCGACGGCGCACATCTGCAGGTGGTCAAGGACGTCGACCTGAGGATCCGGCGCGGCCGCGTGCTGGCCATCGTCGGCGAATCGGGATCCGGCAAGTCGGTGACCGCACGAGCGCTGATCGGTCTGGCCGGTGACGGAAGCCGGATCGAGGCGGACACCTTCGATCTGCTCGGCACCGACGCCCGTGGATTCGAAGAACGCGACTGGCGCTCAGTCCGCGGCGGCCAGATCGGGTTCGTGCTGCAGGACGCGCTGACCTCGCTGGACCCGCTGCGGACCGTGCAGGCCGAGGTCGCCGAGGCGATGCGGATCCCGCGTGGGCAGCGAGTGGCGGCCGTCGAGGAACTCCTTGCCTCCGTGGGCATTCCCGATCCGCCCTACCGGCGGCGCAACTATCCACATCAGCTCTCCGGCGGTCTGCGGCAGCGTGCCCTGATCGCCTCGGCACTGTCCGGGCGCCCCGACGTGCTGGTGGCCGACGAACCGACCACCGCGCTCGACGTCACCGTGCAAGCGCGGATCCTGGGACTGCTGCGCACCCTGGCCGATGACGGCCGCGGCGTGTTGCTGATCAGCCATGACCTGGCCGTCGTATCCCGGGTCGCCGATGACGTGCTGGTGATGCACCACGGCCGGATCGTCGAGCAGGGATCGGTAGACGAGGTCATCCACAACCCCAAGCACGACTACACCCGCAGGCTCGTCGCCGCGGTACCCGGCCGCGACACCCGAGGTCGCCGGCTGAGTGGCTCCGCCGGTACAGAGCCGGAACAGGTGGTGCCGCAGACGTTCACCGTGAGCGACGAGGTCGTCGCCTCGGTGGTGGAGGTCGGCAAGTTCTACCGGCTGGGCCGCGGCAAGGAGTTCGCCGCCGCCGAGGACGTCAACCTGACGATCCACCGCGGCGAGGTGGTCGGCCTGGTGGGGGAATCGGGTTCGGGCAAATCGACGGTGGCCCGCATCGTCACCGGACTGCTCGCCCCCGATACCGGCCACGTTGAGATCGACGGCCGCAAGTGGACCGGTAACCGCCGCCACGTTCCGCCCCGGCTGGGCATCGTGCAGCTCGTCGCGCAGGATTCGGTCGGCTCCTTCGATCCCCGCTACACCGTCCGCGAGATCATCAACGAGACAGTCGCGCTGCGGCATTCCGGTGATGAGCGCACCGGCCGGATCCAGGAACTGCTGGATCTCGTGCACCTGCCCGCCGGTGTGATCGACCGCCATCCCCGGTCACTTTCAGGTGGTCAGCGGCAACGGGTGTCCATCGCCCGCGCGCTGGGCTCCGACCCGGAACTGCTGGTCTGCGACGAGGCGGTGTCGGCGCTGGACGTGTCGATTCAGGCGCAGATCCTCGATCTGCTGCTGGAGATCCGGGCCGTGCGGAACACCGCACTGCTGTTCATCTCTCACGACATCGGGGTGGTGCACCACGTCGCGGACCGGGTGCTGGTGATGCACCGCGGTCGGGTCGTCGAAGAGGGCACCGCCGACGAGGTGTTCGACACCCCGCAGGACCCGTACACACAGGCGCTACTGCAGGCGGTGCCGACGCTATGA